Below is a genomic region from Ruania alba.
GCGAGCTCCTCCTGGGTGAGGTCGTGGGTGACCCGCAGCCCGGAGTCGGTGCGCTCACCGAACCGGCGGCCCAGGTCCAGCAGCGCCTTGGACACGCGGCCGGGCACGTCGGAGAAGATCAGGTCGGCCACCTTGTCGTTGGTCTGCCGCAGGCGCAATGCCAGCGAGCGCAGCAGGTGCTGGGACACCTCCGGGCGTGCATCGAGGATCTGCAGCAGTCCCTGATGGCTCAGCTCGACCAGCTCGGTGGTGGCCAGCGCGGTGGCCGTAGCCGTGCGCTTGCCCGGGTCGTACAGGGACACCTCACCAAGGATCTCGCCGGGGCCGAGGATGGCCAGCAGGTGCTCCCGGCCGTCGGGCGCCATGTGCCCGAGCTTCACCTTGCCGGAACCGATCACGTACAACCGGTCCCCGGCGGAGCCCTCGTGGAAGATCTCCTCACCGCGACGGAACGTGAGTTCGGTGGTGCGTTCACGAACGGCGCGATAACTCTCATCGCTCAGCTCGGCGAACAGCGGGGCGGAACGAACCACGGCCTCGTCCATCTCAAGATGTCCCTTCAGTTGCTGTGAGGTCAGCCACAGTCTGCCACTCTTCGGCAGGTGGGCACGTCCGCAACGCTGCGTAGTCTGAGCAGACCAACCACGAACGCCGCAGATCAGGAGGAACCTCGGGTGCGTGCAGAACCACTCCAGATCGACGATCTCCTGGGAGATGCGTACCCGGACGCGCACTGCGAACTGGACTATCGCACACCGCTGGAGCTCCTCGTCGCCACGGTGCTCTCGGCCCAGTGCACCGACGAACGGGTCAACCTGACCACACCGGCCGTGTTCGCGCGCTACCCGGACGCCGCCGCCTACGCCGGCGCGGACCGTGCCGAGCTGGAAGCGCTGATCCGCCCCACCGGGTTCTTCCGGAACAAGGCCGCCGCGATCCAGGGCATCGGCGCTGCCCTCGTGGCCGAGCACGGGGGAGAGGTGCCCGGCACCCTGGAGGAGCTGGTGGCGCTGCCCGGGGTGGGCCGCAAGACTGCGAATGTGGTGCTCGGGAACGCCTTCGACGTGCCCGGGATCACCGTGGATACCCACGTCGGCCGGCTCTCCCGGCGGCTCGGTTGGACCACGAACACCGACGCGGTGAAGGTGGAGCGGGACCTGATGGAACTGTTCCCGGCCGAACGCTGGGTGATGCTCTGCCACCGGCTGATCTTTCATGGCCGGCGCACCTGCACCTCCCGCAAACCCGCGTGCGAGCGGTGCCCGCTCGCGGACCTGTGCCCGTCCTACCCGACGGGGGAGCCGCCGGCGCCGAAGAAGTCCCGCGCGAAGGGGCGGAGCCGGTCCACGAAACAATGACGCGTGAAGCAACCTTCGGCAGCAGCGCGCTCACTCCAGCTCGTCGAGCCACCCGATCAGCAGCTCACTGACCTCCTCCGGCGCCTCCTCGGGCAGCCAGTGCCCGGCACCGTCGATCGTGACCCGCGAGTAGCGGGCGTGCGTGTAGTCGCCGTCCCGCCGGAACGAGGCCCCGGTGAACACCGGGTCCGCCGATCCGCGCACCGACAGCACCGGCACCTGGATGCCCGTGTTCACCCGGGCGCGGTACCGCTGCCCGTCCACCCGCGGGGTGGACCGCAACGACCAGCGCAGCTGCTCCATCGCACTGTGCGCCACGAACGGCAGCCGCATCGCGTCGGTGTACAGGTTCACCGACTCCGGCTCCCACGCGGGAGCCCCCCATGCCTGCAGAAGGCGAGCAACGCCGTCGGAGTGGGTGAACGACCGCTCCGGGAACCACGGCACCTGGAACCGCGCCAGCGTGGCCAGTGTGCTCGCCGGAGTGACCTGGTGTGATGGGGTGTGCAGCGGCACCGGGTGCGGGGCGCCGAGCACCGCGATGGCACGGGTCACCTCCGGCGCCATCGCCGGCATCGACCAGGCCACCTGCCCGCCAAGGCCGTGCCCGATCACGACGGCGGAGCTCGCCCCGAGCGAGCGGATCACCCCACGGACGTCGGCCACCATCGACGGTGTGTCGTGGCCGGAGGGTGGTTTGTCCGACCCGGCGTACCCGCGCAGGTCCATCGCCGCCACCCGGTAGCCGGCAGCAGCCAGAGCGGGGATCTGCGCCCGCCACGCCCACCAGAACTGCGGGAAGGCGTGCAGCAGTACCACCAGCGGCGCCTCACCGTCGTCCGGCCCGGCCAGTGCCAGGTGGAACCGGCCCCCGTTGGCGGCCACCATCCGGTGGGCCCAGGGCCCGCCGGCCAGCACGATCGAGGGGTCAACAATCACGGGAGGTGACGTTACCCGTGCGTGCAGGTCGGGCGAATCATCCCCAAGGCGGAGAGCAGAGATCCCTCGTCGATCTGGCGGTGGAGTCGAGACGACCCAGCGACCAGATCGACGAGGGATTCCCCCCACCCGAAATCGGACGTCGATCCGGCTACTGAGGAGTAGCCAGATCGACGTCCGATTTCGGGGTGGAGGGCTCAGTCCTGGGCGGAGGCGCCCTTCATGCCGCTGCTGATCGGATCCATCACCGAGCTGTCGGCGAGGGTGGTCACGTCACCCACCTGCCGGTTCTCGGCCACGTCACGCAGCAGTCGCCGCATGATCTTGCCGGACCGGGTCTTCGGCAGCTCCGCCACCACGAGGATCGAACGCGGCTTCGCGATCGGGCCGATCTCGGAGGCCACGTGGTTGCGCAGCGCAGCCACCACGTCCTCACCCTCGCCGACCTCGTCAGCCTTCTCCTGTGCCTCCCCGCGCAGGATCACGAACGCCACCACGGCCTGCCCGGTCGTGTCGTCGCTGGCGCCGACCACAGCCGCCTCGGCCACCCACTCGTGGGAGACCAGGGCGGACTCGATCTCCGTGGTGGACAGCCGGTGCCCGGAGATATTCATCACGTCGTCCACCCGGCCGAGCAGCCAGACGTCCCCGTCCTCGTCGTACTTGGCGCCGTCACCGGCGAAGTAGGTGCCCGGGAAGCGAGACCAGTAGGTGTCCTTGAACCGCTGCTCATCACCCCAGATGCCGCGCAGCATCGACGGCCACGGCTCATCGAGCACGAGGTAGCCGCCGCCACCGGGACCGACTGCCTCACCGGCGTCGTCCCAGATGCTCACCGAGATGCCCGGCAGCGGCACCTGAGCCGAGCCCGGCTTGGTGGCGGTCACACCCGGCAGCGGGGAGATCATGATGGCGCCGGTCTCGGTCTGCCACCAGGTGTCCACGATCGGGGCCTTGTCGCCACCGATCACGCGGCGGTACCACATCCACGCCTCGGGGTTGATGGGCTCACCCACGCTGCCCAGCACCCGCAGCGAGGACAGGTCGAACTTGCCCGGGATCTCCTCGCCCCACTTCATGCAGGTGCGGATCGCCGTCGGGGCGGTGTAGAGGATCGTGACGCCGTACTTCTCCACGATCTCCCACCAGCGGCCCTGGTGCGGGGTGTCCGGGGTGCCCTCGTACATGACCTGGGTGGCGCCGTTGATGAGCGGACCGTAGGTGATGTAGGAGTGGCCGGTGACCCAGCCGACGTCGGCCGAGCACCAGTAGATGTCCGTCTCCGGCTTGAGGTCGAAGACGTTCCAGTGCGTGTAGGCGGCCTGGGTGAGGTAGCCACCGGTGGTGTGCAGGATGCCCTTCGGCTTCCCGGTGGTGCCGGAGGTGTAGAGGATGAACAGCGGGTGCTCGGCCTCCACAGCGACCGGGGTGTGCTCCTCGGAGGCTTCACCGAGGGCGTCGTGCCACCACACGTCCCGCCCTTCGGTCCAGGCCACGTCCTGCTCGGTGCGGCGCACGACGAGCACGTGCTTGACGTTTGTCTCCCCCTTGGCGAGAGCGTCGTCGACGGCCGGCTTGAGCGTGCTCGGCTTGCCGCGCCGGTATCCGCCGTCGGCGGTGATCACGGCGGTGGCGTCGGCGTCGATGATGCGTGAGTACAGCGCCTCGGCGGAGAAGCCGCCGAAGACCACCGAGTGGGCGGCACCGATGCGGGCGCAGGCCAGCATCGCGATGACGGCCTCGGGAATCATCGGCAGGTAGATGGCAACGCGGTCCCCGGTCTTCACTCCCAGGGCGTCGAGTGCGTTCGCTGCCTTGGAGACCTCGCGCTGCAGGTCTGCGTAGGTGAGCGTGCGCGTGTCCCCGGGCTCACCCTCGAACAGGATGGCCACCCGATCCCCGTTGCCGGCCTCCACGTGCCGGTCCACGGCGTTATAGGCGGCGTTCAGGCGTCCGTCGGCGAACCAGCGGGCCGTCGGGGCGCCGGAGAAGTCGAGCACCTCCGTGAACGGGGTGTCCCAGGTGAGGTACTGGCGGGCCTGCTCGGCCCAGAACTCCAGGCGGTCGGACTCCGCGTGGGCGTACAGATCTTCCTTGGCGTTCGCCGCCGCGGCGAACTCCTCCGACGGCGCGAACGCGCGCGTCTCGGTCAGGAGGTTCTCCAGGGCGGGGTTATGGTCGGTCACTGTTCCTCCGAGCAACGGCTATGGTGCATGGCTACCTGCCCAGCCTATGCCCAACTGTGCCCTTCGCTGCAGGGGCGGTAGTGAGCCGCCTCGGGTGGTGCGTGATGCCGATCGCGGTGGATGGCCGAGGCAGCACGACAACGGCGGCCGGCCCCACCAAGGGGACCGGCCGCCGTCGTGTGCTGTCAGCTCTCTGCGGCGATCCTGCGGCGCTCCTCGCGCCGGCCCTGCCGGCGCGCACCGTGGGAGACCACACCGATGAAGATCAGCACGATCCCGTAGAGCAGCAGGCGCCCCGCGTGCCCCTCGGCCACCAGGTGGTCGTAGAGGTTCGTGCCGAACTGGCCGAGCCGGTCGAAGATGGCCGACTGGCTGGCGAGGAATTCCGAGACGATCACCGGTACGGCAAGGAAAGCGCCGCCGATGAGCGTACCGATCGATCCGACGATGATCGGTCCCAGCGAGGACCAGCGCGCCGCCAGCAGCAGCACGACCGTGCAGAGCAAGCCCCCGGCGAGCTCCAGCAGGCCGGCCACGTTCACCGCCTCGAGGCTGCGGTCCAGGGAGAAGGACACCCGCTCGCCACCATCGGTGAGGAGGTACCAGGCGATCGGAGCGAACACGATCGCGATCAGGATGCCCCACCAGTGCGCGGCGGCCCGTGACTGCGGCCCGTCGTCCCAGTCGCTGAACGGATCCTCGGGCTGGGTCTCCATCGGGGCGGGCACCGGCTCCACGCGAGTGTCGGTGGCGTCGGCCTCAGCGGTGCTCGGCTGGGTCACAGGTGTCTCCTCGTCGGGGGTGGAGGTGCCTCGCCCGAAACGGCGCGCACGCTCCTCGCGCAGAGCGGCGTCGTCGGCCTCGGTGGGAAGCTGGCGGGTCGGCGGTTCAGGCTCGGCCGGTCCGTCGTTCGACGCCGAAGCAGGCTCGTCCGGTGCCGCGCCGGCAGAGCTCTCGGGCGACTCGGAAGCACCGAGGGGCTCGTCAGCAGCGGGCGCTGAGTCATCGGCAGGGCGTGCGGCATCGACGTCCTCGGCCGCCGTGGCGTTCTCGCCGTTCTCAGCCGGCGGGGTGGCGTCAGCGGCCGCGTTGTCGTCAGGTGCGGCGTTCGGGTCGCGTTCCTCGCGATCATGCGGGGGGACGGTGCTCACGGGATCCTCCAGTCGGCGGGTGCGTTCACCGTATCGACGCAGGGCGTGCTCGTGGGGCGTGGCACGCCGAGAAATGCCGACCAGCCGAAGTGTCGGGCCCCGACGGCGTCCCTCACCTGTATCCACAGGGCGTTGCCGTTGCGCTGTTGTCCACAGCCCCCTCGGGCGTGGCACGCAGACCGGGCACGCTCGGCACAGGCTGGGGGTCGGCGGAGGGAGAGTCGATGAGTTCGGACTTACATGTGGTGGCGCTGCGATCAGCGGATCCGGCGGTCATCGAGGCGGTGCGCGAGGTGGTTGCCCTGGTGGAGCAGCCGGTGGCGATCTATGCCCCCGGTGCGTCACCACCCGCGGGGGCTCGGCTGCTGCTCGACAGCGTCGCCGAGTACGGGCCCGCTGACCCTGACTGGGTGCAGGCCGGGGGACGAACAGCATGGGTGAGCGTAGGGACGCCGGCCGAGCCGGGGGAGGGGCGGCTGGTGTGCCTTCCGGCGGACGCGGAAGAACTCCTCGCTCTTGTGCGCGCCGCAAGCCGACAGCGGCAGGCCCGGGTCCTCGGTGTGGTGGGTGCGCGCGGCGGGGCCGGTGCGTCGTGCCTGGCTGCCGCGCTGGCCAGCGTCTGCGCAGATGCGGGGCTCGGTGTGGCCCTGGCCGACCTTGATCTGCGCGGCCCGGGGATCGACCTCCTCCTCGGGATCGAGCACGCCGGCGGGCTTCGCTGGGCCGACGTGGCCGACCAGCGCGGCGCGATGCCGCACGACCCGCTCGCGGCAGCCCTGCCTACGTGGCACGGCGTGCACGTGCTCTCCACCGACTGGCGCGGAGGTCCCAGGGAGACCGACGGCGGCGACGTCATCGAGGCGCTCGCGGCCGGGCACGACGTGCTGGTGCTCGACCTGCCGCGCACCAGGACCCCCTGGGCAGACCTGTGCGACGTGGTCTACGTGGTGACCCCGTGCGACGTGATGAGCGCCGCCGCGGCGCGGTCCCTGGTGAGCGCGTGGCAGGGGATCGACCTGCGTCTGGTGGTGCGCGGCCCCGCGCCTGGCGGGCTCACCGCCGCTGAGATCGCCAGCGCGTGCGAGCTCCCGCTGGCGCTGACCATGCGGGAGGAACGGTCCTTGGCAGCGGCGATCGAGCATGGCGTCGCACCGGGGGAGCACCGCCGCGGTCCGCTCCGGCGCGGGGCGCGACGTGTGGTCCACGAGCTCTCGCTGGTGTCCTGATGCCACGACCCACACCGACGCCACCACTCTCGCGTGCCACCGAGATCGACGCAGTCCGGGAGTCGCTGCTGAACGAGTCCGGTCCCCGCGGCATGGACAGCCCGGTCCGTCCAGCCGAGGTGAGTCGAGCGGTGCGGGACTCCGCCGGGGTCCGCGGCGACCGGGACCTGCTCACCCTCGACCGCACGGCCCGAGCGGAGCTCCTCGGAGCAGGGCCAGTGCTCCAGCCGTTGCTGGACGACCCGGAGGTGAGCGACGTCGTCGTGAACGGGGACGGCACCGTGTGGGTGGACCGAGGGGCGGGGTTGCGCGTGATGCCTGGGCGCCTGCGTGCCGGCAGGGAACTGGCCACCAGACTCGCCGCCACAGCCGGGCAACGCTTGGATGACGCCGCACCCGTGGCCGAGGGCCGGCTGCCCGACGGCACCCGCCTGCACGCGCTACTGCCGCCCCTGTGTGCCGAAGGTGCGGTGCTCTCGCTCCGCACGATGCGCAACTGCGCGTTCCGGCTGGAGGAGCTCCAGGCCACCGGGATGCTCGACAGCCGCGGAGCCCAGGTGCTCGATCGGCTCGTGGAAGTGCGGGCGAACGTCCTCGTCAGCGGTGCCACCGGGACGGGGAAGACCACCCTCGTCGCCAGCGCCCTCACCCGCGTACCGCCGGCCGAACGCATCATCTGTATCGAGGAGGCGGCAGAGCTCGCCCCCGACCACCCGCACGTGCTGCACCTGCAGGTGCGTCGACCGAACGTGCAGGGCGCCGGCGAGGTGACGTTGCCAGACCTGGTGCGCACGGCGATGCGGATGCGGCCGGACCGGCTGGTGCTCGGTGAGTGCCGCGGGGCAGAGGTGCGGGACGTCCTGGGTGCTCTGAACACCGGGCACGACGGCGGATGGGCCACCGTGCACGCGAACGCCGCCCGTGACGTGCCCGCCCGGCTGGTCGCCCTGGGTGCCCTCGCTGGAATGTCCCCGGCGACGGTGGCGGTGCAGGCCCGCAGCGCCGTGCACGCGGTGCTGCACCTGGTGCGCCGGGATGGGCGGAGGCGACTGGCTGAGGTGGCCGTGCTGCGCGCGGATGGGGCCGACGGGTTCCGGGCGGAGCTCGCGCTGCGGGCAGGGGCCGGGAACGAACTCATCGAGGCCGAGGCGTGGCCGGAGCTGGCGCGCACTCTCGACGGTGCTGACCGGTGACCGGACCGGCGCTCGCAGCTGGGCTGATGCTCGGTGCCGTCGTGCTGCTCACTCTCCCTGGGCGAGGGGTGCGACGGCGCCGGCCACCACGAGATCGTGGACGCCGTGCCCGGTTCGGTGCGCGGAGGCGGCTGAAGGAACCAGTGGTGCCGGTGGGGGCGCTGCTCGTGGAGGTCGCCGCCCGGCTGCGCACCGGCGCCGCGATCACCACCGCCTGGGAGCAGACGCTGCGGGACCGGCCGGACGCGCCCGCAGAGCTGACGGCCCTCGGCCAGGTTGACTCAGGCGCTTTCGGTGCCGGTGCCGGGTGGAAGGGCGACCGGGTGCTGAGTGGTCGACGTCAGGCTGCCCGGACCGGTCCGCGCGCCGAAGCGGTGGCTGGCGCGGTGGCGGCGGTGCGGGTGGCCGAGCACCTGGGTGCGCCACTGGCCGACGTGCTGGATTCCTGCGCCCAGGGAGTGGCCGAGGCTGAAGAAGCCGCGAGCAGCCGGCGCACGGCCCTGGCTGCTCCCCGTGCGACGGCTCGGCTGCTCACCTGGCTCCCCGCTGCCGGGCTGCTCATGGGTGCCGCCTTGGGTGCCGACCCGATGGTGCTCCTCGACGGCGACTGGGGCACCGCCTGCTTGCTCAGCGGGGTGGTGCTCCTGGTGCTCGGATACCGGTGGACGAGCACTCTGGTCCGTGCCGCCGAGCGCACCGGAAGCAGGTGAGCAGATGCTGGCGTTGGTCGTCGCGACACTGGCCGCCGTGGCTCTGCTGCCGTGGGCGCTGGCGCGTGCGCCGGCTCGGAGCGGGGAACGATCCGCAGGAGCGGGCCGGAGGGGGCGTGGCCCCCTCCCTCGTGCGGACACACACGTGGACGAGGCGGTCCTGCTCGACCTGGCCGGGGCGGCGCTCGGCGCGGGCGCCTCGGTGCCCACCGTGCTCGATGCCCTCGGCCATGCCCTGCCGGTGGCCCATGGCGAACCACTGCTGCGTGTGGTGGCAGCGCTGCGACTCGGTGCCTCGTGGGACGAGGCGTGGCAAGCGGGAGGCGATCCGGTGCCGGTGCACCCGCTGCGCAGTGCGCTCGGCCCCGCATGGCGGGACGGAGTGGACCCGGGCCCGCTGCTCGCCCAGGCGGCTGCCACGATCCGGGCCCGACGGGGCTCCCGAGCCCGAGAGGCCGCCGCCCGACTCGGTGTTCGCCTGGTGCTCCCGCTCGGCATCTGCCTGCTCCCGGCTTTCGTCCTGCTCGGCCTGATGCCCGTGCTGCTGTCTACCGGGTCCAGCCTGTTCGGCCCTTGAGTGTGCACAGTTCCTCGCCGACGCAGCGTTGTCCACAACCCGCCCCCGGGGCCTCGGCACCGTCAGCGGTCCGCACCGCAGCCTGGACCTCCACGGGGTCACCCGACCCCCGAACGAGAGGAACGATCATGACCGCACGCACGATCCGGGTCCGCCACGGCGGACCGTCCCGGTGGCACCGACAGGCTCGCGCCGTCGTCGCTGCCCGCTGGTCCGCCGTCCGTGCCCAGGGCGAGGCCGGGATGGCCACCGCCGAGTACGCCATCGCCACGCTGGCTGCGGTGGCCTTCGCAGGCATGCTCTTGGCCATCATGCGCAGCGACGAGGTCCGCGGGATGCTCCTGAGCATCATCCAGCAGGCACTCTCGATCGGCGGCTGAGGTGGCCGGCGTCCGTGCACCCAAGCTGCCCCGCGAACGAGGGTCGGTGACGGCCGAGCTCGCTGTGCTGCTGCCTGGTGTGGTGCTGGTGCTTGTCGCGGTCCTGGTCGCAGCCGCGGTCGGGGTGGCGCAGGTGCGGTGCGCGGACGCCGCCCGTGCCGGAGCCAGGGCCGCTGCCGTCGGCCACTCCGAGGCGCAGGTGGTGGACCAGGCGCAACACGTGGCGGGGCCGGACGCGACGGTGAGCGTGCAGCAGGCCGGTGGCTGGGTGCAGGTCCGGGTGGAAACTGACGTGCCGCTCGGCCCGCTCGGCGGGTTGCTGGACGTGTCTGCCGAGCTGAGCGCCGCCGTCGAACCGGGTGTGCCGTGAACGCGCAGGGTCCGGGTGCTGGCAGCGGTGAGCGGGGCTCTGCCGGAGTCCTGGTGCTCGGTGTGGTGGCGGTGGCCCTGGTGGGCATCGTGCTGCTCTCCGCGCTTGCCCAGGCCACGGCTGCCCGAGGACTGGCCCAGGGCGCGGCGGATCTGGCGGCGCTCGCGGCAGCGGGCGAGGCCGTCCGCGGAGCGGCAGACCCGTGCGCGACGGCCACCGCGGTCGCCGAACGGAATGGAGCAACGGTGGTGAGCTGCGCCGTCGGGGACGGACCGATGGTGCAGGTGAGGGTGCGGGTGCCGGTCCAGCCGCTGCCGGGCTGGACCCGGGATGCGACGGCCGAGGCGCGTGCGGGACCGGTCGGGCTGTGAGGGCCGTGTGTCAGCAGGTGCTGAGACACTGAGCCGGTGAGCCACCCGGACAGCCTCGACGTGCTCCTGACACCGAGACGTGAGTCCAGCCTCGTGCACCTCGAGCACCTCCCAGCCCGGGAAGGGCAGCAGGGCGCCTGGCCGGAATGGGCCGATCCGGACCTCGTCGCCGGCTACGCCAGGCGTGGGGTGACGGCGCCCTGGCTGCACCAGGTGCAGGCGGCCGAGGCAGCGTGGGCGGGGCGGCACGTGGTGCTGGCTACCGCGACCGGCTCCGGGAAATCGCTCGCCTCCTGGCTCCCAGGGATCAGCGCCGTGCGGTCGGCCACCCGCGAGGGTCTCGGCACCAGCATCGCCGCCCTCAACCGCCGCCCCACCGTGCTGTACCTGAGCCCCACCAAGGCGCTCGCAGCCGACCAGCTGTACGGACTCCAGTCCCTGCTTCGTGACGCCGCCATCGGTGACGTCCGGCCGGCCACCTGCGACGGTGACACCCCCACCAGCGAGCGCGACTGGGTCCGTGACCACGCCGACCTGGTGCTCACCAACCCCGACTTCCTGCACTTCTCCCTGCTGCCGCGGCACCGGCGGTGGCAACGGCTGCTGCGGGGCCTGCGGTTCGTGGTGGTGGACGAGTGCCACGCCTACCGTGGCGTGCTCGGCGCCCACGTGGCCCTGGTACTACGCCGGCTGCTCCGGCTGGCCGCCCACTACGGGGCGGCCCCGACCGCCATCCTCGCCTCGGCCACCACCGGTGACCCGGAGCAGAGCGCGGCTCGCCTCCTTGGAGTGCCCGCCGAGAACGTCACCGCGGTGGTGACCGACACCGCTCCGGCGGGCCGCCGCACGGTGGCGCTCTGGCAGCCCCCGATCCTCGACACCGGTGAGGCCTTCCCGGAGGATCAGCCCACCGCCCCGGACACACCCGGCCCGTGGCGGCCCAGCGGTGCCCCGGAAGACGGACCACGCCGATCCGTGCTCGCCGAGACCGCCGAGCTGCTCACCGATCTCGTCCGCGCCCGCCGCCGCACCCTCGCATTCGTCCGCTCCCGCGTCGGCGCCGAGGCAATCGCCGACCAGACCCGATCCCGGCTCGACGACCGCGGCCCCGCCGACCCGCGCGACCTGGCCGATGCCGTCGACCTCACCGCCACCGTGGCGGCCTACCGGGGCGGATACCTGCCCGAGGAACGCCGCGAGTTGGAGCGTGCCCTACGCACCGGCGAGCTGCGCGCACTGGCCACGACGAATGCGCTCGAGCTCGGCGTCGACATCGCCGGCCTGGACGCCGTGCTGATCGCCGGGTGGCCCGGCACCCGCGTCTCGTTCTGGCAACAGGTGGGCCGCGCCGGACGGGCCGGCGCGGAAGGCCTGGCCGTGCTGATCGCCAGCGACAACCCGCTCGACGCCTACCTGGTGCATCACCCGGAGATGATCCTCGGTGCCCCGGTCGAGGCGACCGCGTTCGACCCCGGCAACCCCTACGTGCTCGCCCCGCACCTGTGCGCGGCAGCGGCCGAGCTGCCGCTGACCGAGCCCGACCTGGAAACCTTCGGCCCGAGTACCCCCGACCTGCTGGCCGAGCTCTGCACGCGAGGCATGCTCCGCCGTCGGAGCACCGGCTGGTATTGGAACTACGCGCGCCCCGAGGACCCCGCCGCCCTCACCGACCTGCGCGGCGGGGGCGGGCCGCCGGTGCAGGTGGTGGAAGCGGGCACCGGGCGCGTGCTGGGCACGGTCGACGCCGCTCGCGCAGACGCCACCGTGCACGCCGGTGCCGTCTACGTCCATCAAGGCCGCACCTTCTACGTCGAGGACTACGCCGACGACGTTGCCATCGTCACCGAACGAACCGTCGGCTACCGCACGCGCAGCCGTAGCGACAAGCACATCACGGTGCTCCAGACCCAGGTTGAGCAGCAGTGCGGCCCCGTCCGCTGGGCCTACGGCACACTCGAGGTGACCGAACGTGTGGTGGGCTACGACCGCCGTCGGCTGCCCGGCCTCGAGCTCGTCGGCTCCTACCCGCTGGACCTGCCCGAGCACACCCTGCGTACCACCGGGTGCTGGTGGTCCGCTCCGGCTGAGGTGCTCTACGACTCCGGGCTTACTCCGGCAGACCTGCCTGGTGCCCTGCACGCGGCCGAGCACGCAGCCATCGGACTCCTCGGACTGGTCGCCACCTGCGACCGGTGGGACATCGGCGGACTGTCCACCGCGCTGCACCAGGACACCCTCGAACCCACGGTCTTCGTCTACGACGGTTACCCGGGCGGCGCGGGCTTCGCTCAGCGTGGCTACGCGCTGGTCCGGCCCTGGCTCACCGCCACCCGGGACACCGTGGCCGGTTGCGGTTGCGCCACCGGGTGCCCGGCGTGCATCCAGTCACCCAAGTGCGGGAACAACAACTCGCCGCTGGACAAGGCCGGGGCGCTCGCCGTGCTCGGGCTGCTGCTCGAGCACGCGCCACCACAGTGACGCGGATCGGGCCCGACCCGAAGGCCGGACCCGATCCGCTGCGGCTCGCACCGCCCTCATCGATCGCCGGGGGAGGCCCTCCTCCTCACCCCTGGGCGACCTCGATCTCGACCCCCGGGGAAACAGCCAGAACATTCCGGGTGCCGGAGTCCTGGTACGCATCCAGGTCCATCAGCATCGCGTAGGCCGTGTACGTGCCAGCGGGCACGCTCGGTCCGACCCCGGTCCAGCCGGGCTCGCAGTACTCCCACAGCTGGTGGCCTGCCGAGAACGTGGTGGTCCCGCCCGGGGCCAGATCCACATCCCCGACGGCGTCACTGCCGAGCA
It encodes:
- a CDS encoding TadE family type IV pilus minor pilin; the encoded protein is MTAELAVLLPGVVLVLVAVLVAAAVGVAQVRCADAARAGARAAAVGHSEAQVVDQAQHVAGPDATVSVQQAGGWVQVRVETDVPLGPLGGLLDVSAELSAAVEPGVP
- a CDS encoding Rv3654c family TadE-like protein produces the protein MNAQGPGAGSGERGSAGVLVLGVVAVALVGIVLLSALAQATAARGLAQGAADLAALAAAGEAVRGAADPCATATAVAERNGATVVSCAVGDGPMVQVRVRVPVQPLPGWTRDATAEARAGPVGL
- a CDS encoding DEAD/DEAH box helicase; the encoded protein is MSHPDSLDVLLTPRRESSLVHLEHLPAREGQQGAWPEWADPDLVAGYARRGVTAPWLHQVQAAEAAWAGRHVVLATATGSGKSLASWLPGISAVRSATREGLGTSIAALNRRPTVLYLSPTKALAADQLYGLQSLLRDAAIGDVRPATCDGDTPTSERDWVRDHADLVLTNPDFLHFSLLPRHRRWQRLLRGLRFVVVDECHAYRGVLGAHVALVLRRLLRLAAHYGAAPTAILASATTGDPEQSAARLLGVPAENVTAVVTDTAPAGRRTVALWQPPILDTGEAFPEDQPTAPDTPGPWRPSGAPEDGPRRSVLAETAELLTDLVRARRRTLAFVRSRVGAEAIADQTRSRLDDRGPADPRDLADAVDLTATVAAYRGGYLPEERRELERALRTGELRALATTNALELGVDIAGLDAVLIAGWPGTRVSFWQQVGRAGRAGAEGLAVLIASDNPLDAYLVHHPEMILGAPVEATAFDPGNPYVLAPHLCAAAAELPLTEPDLETFGPSTPDLLAELCTRGMLRRRSTGWYWNYARPEDPAALTDLRGGGGPPVQVVEAGTGRVLGTVDAARADATVHAGAVYVHQGRTFYVEDYADDVAIVTERTVGYRTRSRSDKHITVLQTQVEQQCGPVRWAYGTLEVTERVVGYDRRRLPGLELVGSYPLDLPEHTLRTTGCWWSAPAEVLYDSGLTPADLPGALHAAEHAAIGLLGLVATCDRWDIGGLSTALHQDTLEPTVFVYDGYPGGAGFAQRGYALVRPWLTATRDTVAGCGCATGCPACIQSPKCGNNNSPLDKAGALAVLGLLLEHAPPQ
- a CDS encoding DUF4244 domain-containing protein, with amino-acid sequence MTARTIRVRHGGPSRWHRQARAVVAARWSAVRAQGEAGMATAEYAIATLAAVAFAGMLLAIMRSDEVRGMLLSIIQQALSIGG